A single window of Salvia splendens isolate huo1 chromosome 8, SspV2, whole genome shotgun sequence DNA harbors:
- the LOC121745900 gene encoding uncharacterized protein LOC121745900: MEPLTTPDSDRFSKALGLSFIGSNTTGKIWLFVEEGATFDIDCDTEQILHRRLMSHRLTSPLAISAVYAKCTRSERYPLWDRLREIAGSLEGTRWIVGGDFNTILSHRDRIGSDTNRQAEMVDFAKTIEDCKLLDPGFDGADFTWAKNGLFERLDRVLVSEAWTRVFEATRVTNLPRIASDHGPVLARCKMSISTNGGKAFRFLNMWIRHEAFLAVVQNAWEEPTGAGGLLNIQIKHARVKRALKKWNKEVFGNIHANLKDKEEAIELA, from the coding sequence atggaaccgctcacaacCCCTGATTCGGACCGGTTCTCCAAGGCCTTGGGGCTATCCTTCATTGGCTCGAACACGACGGGGAAGATCTGGTTGTTTGTGGAAGAAGGAGctacttttgatattgattgtGATACGGAACAAATCCTACATAGGCGGCTTATGTCTCACCGGCTTACTAGCCCACTAGCTATCtcggccgtgtacgccaaatgcacaaggTCCGAGAGATACCCATTGTGGGATAGGTTGAGAGAGATTGCGGGGTCCCTCGAAGGAACACGGTGGATTGTCggtggtgacttcaacaccatcctcTCGCACCGGGACAGAATTGGGAGCgacaccaaccggcaagccgagatggtcgaTTTCGCGAAGACAATTGAAGACTGCAAGCTCCTCGACCCCGGGTTCGATGGGGCGGACTTCACATGGGCCAAAAATGGTCTCTTTGAACGATTGGATAGAGTGCTCGTTAGTGAAGCTTGGACCAGGGTCTTTGAGGccactcgggttacgaacctcccaaggattgcctcggaccacggCCCAGTTCTAGCAAGATGCAAGATGTCGATCTCTACCAATGGAGGCAAGGCGTTCAGGTTCCtaaacatgtggatccgacacgAGGCTTTTTTGGCTGTTGTACAGAATGCATGGGAGGAACCCACGGGGGCTGGGGGACTTTTAAACATCCAAATCAAGCATGCTAGAGTTAAAAGAGCTCTAAagaagtggaacaaagaggttttcggGAACATCCATGCGAACCTTAAGGACAAGGAGGAAGCTATCGAGCTGGCCTAA